The Orcinus orca chromosome 20, mOrcOrc1.1, whole genome shotgun sequence region AGAGGTCCCGGCAGGCGATGTGGGCATGGAGGCGGGCACAGGCCAGGAAAGCCCCCGCCAGCTTTCTGTGCAGGGCATAGGTCTCTTCAGGCGGTGGGCGAAGCCGGTGCTGCAGCAGCACAGGGATGAGGCCCTGCACACGGCGGGCAGTATCGCCCGCTCCAAAGTCGTAGGGGCCCTGGGTGGCGAAGGGCTCCCCCAGGATCATCACAGCCTCCACGTGGGCGTCCGAGAATGCCTAGGGGTCGGGGAAACCAGAGGCAACCAGTGTGGACATACAGCCCTCCATTCCCCCAGAGTCTCAAGTATAAACACAAGCCCCCAACTCCCCAGAGAGTAATAGGCAGCCTCCACCCCTTCCAGAGCCCCTAAGTGACAAGCAGCCCCCTACTCCTCCCAAAAGCAAGGTCCCTTCCTGTCCTCTCAGGGCCTCCAGTAGACAAATAGCCCTCACTCTCTCTAGAACAGAGAAGCAGCCTCTGTTCCCCGACACCCCCCTCCGTATCCACCAGCAGTCCCCCATTCCTCCCTCTAGAACAGACAAGTGGTGCCCATTTTCTCAGGATTCCTGAGTAGGCAAGCAGCCCCCATTCCCTCACGTTCCCCAGAACCCCCAGTACAGATAAGCAGCCCCCCTTAGAGCTCCTCACTCATCCACAGTTTCCCCAGTAGAGAGAAGCAGCTCCCCACTCCCCCCGAGACACCAGCCCCTACTCTCCCAACCTTGGTCTCAAAGCCTGTGAGAAATTTGAGGTCTCGGGATTTCTGCAGGACCCGGTCTCTGTCTCCGTTGGCTGCAGCCATCACCACCTGGGGAGGCGGATGTAGGCACAGGGTCAGAGGGACTCAAGGAGGGGTCTGGAGGTGGGAGCTAGAAGCTGGGCCCTGCCAGTACCCCCTTCTGTTCTTATCTACCTAAGCCCTCTCACCTAGaagcctctccctccccaccttacCCCTGTCTGTGTCTCTCTCAAGACTGTTCCAGAGCCTGGGGCTGCAGCGGCCAGGTGTTCTGCCCACCTGGCTGGAAACTACCACAGTGAAACAGCACAGAGGAAAGCAGATGTCAAGTGGTACCCATGGGTCCAAACACTTAATTGGGCAAGTATGTGATCATGACCCAGAACTGCCTCTGAGGTTGCCATCTCTGTGATCACCTGCTTGATGTCTGTTGATGCCTGGTTCCTGCCCTGGACTTGGAGCCCCAGGAAGGCAGGGATCCCGGCTGGGTTTAGTCCCAAGTGGCGCTCACTCAGGAGGCCTTTGGTGAAAACCCCTTGTTCAGCAAAGCAGTGTTTGGAGCTAAGCAGCTCTCCAGCCACGCAGGATGGGCAGGAGTTGAGGGCACATGGACAGACAGAAGTGGGAGCCAGCCTGCTTGGGctccatcccagctctgccacttgctggctgACTCTGGGGCAAGTCGCTTTGCTTTTTGGGCCTctgctttctcatctgtgaagtggggatgaTGAAAGCATCCTCCTTGCCAGGTTCTTGGAGGATGAAGGAGGTCTATCTGTGGAGTGCTTCGCACGGTGCCCGCGTGTAGGAAAGGCCATAAATATTACGAGCTACTGTTACTATTAAGAGGTCAATAGGAGGGCCCCTACTTCACAGACAGGGAAACAGGCTCCGAGTGGGGAATAGCAAGGAGAGGAGGGGAACTGGGACGAACCCTTCACCACTGAGCTGCCCCTTCTCGGGAGGAAGGGGAATACAGGATTAAATCTGGCGGTCCTGTTCCGTCccagctccccctgccccagcctgtcTGGCCATCTGTCACGCCTGTGGTCCTTGGGGGGTCCGTGTGACAGGCCTTTCTTAAACTGGAAAAGGCTGGGGAGGCGGCAGGAGGGCCGTGCTGAACAGGCctgtggtggggaggggcaggggatgtCCCAACTACCCAGAGAGGCCTCGGCTTTGTGCCTCGAGTGGCCTGCAGAGAGGGCCCCAaggagcctgtgtgtgtgtgtgtgggggggggggttgccaATTCCTTCTCGTCCCCATCTAAAGGGTGGCCCCACCATCCCCCAGTCCTCAGGTCAGAACCCCCTCCAACCCCCACCTGCCCAGGCTCCAGGCCTGTCTTAAAAGACCACTCATTCAGGAATTTCCAAATTCtctgtccctcccctgctccagTCCTTCCACAGCTCCCCAGGGCACCCGAATAAAGTACAAGGTGCAAAGCATGGCTTCCGAGGCCCAGCGTGACTGGGCTGCAGCCTCACTGCTGCCTCCTGCTCTGTCCCCACCTGCCTGCCCAGTCCAAACGTGAACTTCCCTTTGGTCCTCTGGGATCTTACTACTCGGAGTGCGGTCCCTGTACAAGTAGctttggcatcacctgggagcgtGTTAGAAAGGCAGCATCTTAAGCCTAACTCCagaccagaatctgcattttgacatgatcatggtggtggtggggttctcgtgcacattaaagtttgagaagtgctgcTCTAGTCGGAATATCCTTTTCCACCCCTTGGCCTTTGCCCATGTTATCTGTCTGGAGTACCCTCCTAGCTTCTTCCTGATTGGTCTCCTCATCCCTCAGGTCTCAACTCTGATGtcttctcctccaggaagccctccctgaccccctAGGTCAGGCCAGGCTCCTCATCCGGTCTCCCTCAGTCCCCCGTGATTCTCCTATCCCAGCCCTGACCACTCTGGTCCTTTCTGTCTGTCCCCCTACTGGACTGTGAGTTTTGGGAAGGCAGAGACCTGGACTGCATTGGTCACTGTTGTCCCCAGTATTGTCTAGAATAGGACTAGGCACAGAGGGGAGTCAGAGAACGTTTGAATTGATGACCCAGTGATTAGAAGACCCgggttgagggacttccctggtggtgcagtggttaagaatctgcctgccaatgcaggggacacgggttcaagccctggtccgggaagatcccacatgccacggagcaactaaacctgtaggccacaactactgagcctgtgtaccacaactactgaagcccacgcacctagagcccgtgctccgcaacaaagagtagcccctgctcgccacaactagagaaagccctcatgcagcaatgaactcaacgcaaccaaaaaaaaaggaagacccaGGTCGAATGTCCAATCTCAACAAATTAATGAGATGGTGTTTTCTGTGGGCTCTGAGACAAATCAACCTCTGTGGGTGGGAAGGACGGGCAACATAAAGTGAGGAAACACTTCTCAAAGACAGAACTGCTCACTAGGGAGCAGCTGGAGGGGAGGTATGTGAGCACAAGGCTGGACACCAAGGCCCTGGACAGCAtcgggtgtgtgtgggggtgacAGGCTGGCCATCGTGGGCCTTTCTCTTATGAGGCAGCTAGTGAGGGGTTGGGAACATGGGCTGTGTAACCAGActccctgagtttgaatcccaggtctgctgtgaccttgggcaagtgacttaacgtCTCAGAGCCCCAGtcacttcctctgtaaaatggggttaaaaaTGGTCCTCACCTCATAGAGTTGCTTTCTGGTTCAGATCAGCTACCACGTGTACAGCACTTAAAACGGTGCCTGACATAATATTAAGTGCTTGGTTATTTGTTAGCTGCTATTAATAtcactattatttatttcttcattccagATACTGTGTTTCTCCTTCTCTACAAGCCTTACTATCTGGCTTGAGGCTCGACCCTTCAGAGACTCCAGGATTGGGGGAACTCACCTCGATATAATGGTCTGTGAATTCAGTCCCAAATTCCCGGCTTGCACCAAAGTCCAGCAAGATCACCTGGAAATGAAGGATGGTGAAAGGGACACTGGGAGTCCACCAGTGCTCCCCATTGTCTATGGGGGTGCCAGGGtctgtccctctctccccacacgcTGCCCCTCCGGCCCAAGTCCCCGCCCAGCTGCCTCCCCTGGGCTCCTGGCTTCCGGTCTCCACACATCAATCCACCCCCACGTGAAGCTGAAGGGacctggtttttatttttggggtCCTAGTTGTTTTTATAATAACATGTTTtaggctcagaaaaaaaaatctggagaataataaaatatatgggaAAGTAAAACCAACATCCACAAATCCTACCACCcagtttaaaatatgaaatactacCAATCTAAGTGGGGCCTGATCctacctccccccatccccaccctctcTTCCAGGGTCACCACtttcctgaaattatttttattattaaattgttTCCTGAAATTCCCATGCATGTGTTGCTATGTTTTCTATACATATGTGGATCCATGAACAAAACATACTaatgttttgcatattttaaaacgtCATTTAAATGGTATTTATAATAGTTATGCTGCAAGTTCTTTGTGTTCGACATGGTTTTGCAATGCATCCCCATCGCTCTagctcattcattccttcaccgCCGTGTAAGATTTTGTTGCATGAATATATCATAGTTATCTGCTTGATGGGCACTGTGGTTATTTCTAGGTTTTGCTGTTAGAAGCAGTGctcgcagatgtagagaacaaacgtatggataccaaggggggaaaggggcggggcggggcggggtggggtggggtggggaggtggtggtgggatgaactgggagattgggattgacatctatacactaatatgtacacaacagataactaataagaacctgctatataaaaaaataaataacataaaattcaaaaaaaagggacttccctggtcatgcagtggttaagaatccgcctgccaatgcaggggacacgggttcgatccctggtccgggaagatcccacatgccatggagcaactaagcccgtgtgccagagctactgagcctgcgctctagagcccgtgagacacaactactgagcccatacaccacaactgctgaagcccatgcgcctagaacccgtgctccgcaacaggagaagcccgcgcaccacaacgaagacccaacgcagccaaaaattaattaattaattttaaaaatttaaaataagtaaataatgtagataaaatgaaccaaataaagttgaaatgtttaaaaaacggCAAAAAAAAAGCAGTACCCCATGAACATGTGTGTAAGTTTCTCTACAACAGTGGAGTTCAAACTGTTTATCATAACCCACAGCGAGAAATGaagattaggggcttccctggtggtgcagtggttaagaatccacctaccaatgcaggggacacaggttcaagccctgggccaggaagatcccacatgctgcggagcaactaagcccgtgtgccacaactactgagcctgcgctctagagcccatgcgccacaactactgagcccacgtgctgcaactactgaagcccacgtgcctggtgtccatgctctgcaacaagagaagccaccgcagtgagaagcccacccaccgcaacgaagagtagcccccgctcgccacaactagagaaaccccgcgcgcagcaacgaagacccaatgtggccaaaaataaataaataaaataaagttataaaaaaaaaaaaaagaaatgcagattatCCTGGGCACCAGTGCACATGCAcatataaacataaaacaaaagtgtCCTGAAATAATATGCATCCCTCCCATCTGCAACACATTCtatccttttaaaacaaaaactgctgTTCAGACCCAGTAAATTGACGTCAGGCCTCTTATCACCACACCCGAGGAAGGAAAACACCCCCCCTGGGGTGCGAGCCTTGGAGGGATGCAGGCTGTCTGTGCACTTGGGGGGAAGAGGGTGTCAAGGGACTGAGGCTGGACTAAGTGGGGTCATGTCACACTCAGCACAGGGCTCACTTGATCCTGAGGGTGTTGGAAGCTGTAGAAGGGACAGCTTGGccagatttgtgttttagaaacacCCCTCTGGGGACAGAATGGCACAGACCACTTTGGAGAGCCGCTTAGCAACCATGCACGCTGAGAGTTTTTCAGTCCCAACTGTCACCCCCAGGCCTTTGGACAGCCTGTGTCCTTTGCCAGGTATGCTCCTCCCTGCTCCTTGGATGGCTGTCCTCCTCTTGTCTTTCTGCTTTCACCTTCCTTGGCCCCACCCACTCCAGGCAGGGTCAGCCACTTTTCCTGGCTTCCCACCGCCCCCTGTGCCTCCCCCATCACTGGCCCCTCGCCCGTGCTTCCTCATCAAGGGATTAACTGCAGGTCACACTCTCTGGTGATGGGTCCCTGCACTGGACTGGGAACTCTGGGAAGGCAGGGATCAGGTTGTCTTGGCATCACTTTCAACAGGCAGTAGGTGCTTGGTGTGTTCTAAATGAATGATGGGTGTGGTAATGATGACTGTCTTGCAAAAGTGGtgctccctcttctccactgccaccagggagccACTGCCCAGCCAGGGACTCCATTTCCCAGCAGTCCCTGCATCTAGACTAGCCCCATGACCAGTTCTTATCGGTGGAATGGTGAAGGGAACGATGGGTCACTTCCAGCCAAAGCAGTTAGACAGTGGGTTACCCTCTCAACCTCGCTTTCCCCTTGCACTGGAAGGAGAGCCTTTCAAGTCCTAGGGGATAGCACACTCACAAaagggaaggagcctgggtccctgactCACTGCATGGAGGAGGGCCACTCCAGCCTGTTACATGGGTAATCAACTACTACTGTGTTGAGCTACTGCCACATTGGGAAATATCTGTTACAGCAGCTAATGTACCCTGACACACAACACAAGGAACCGACCTGGTGGCTGGAGGCATCATACAGGAAGTTGGCCCAGTTGGGGTCCGTCTGCATGAATCGGAACTCAAACAGCTCCCGAAGACAAAGCCTCAGGAGCTGGAAGCAGATCTGGGGTGGGAAGAAGGAGCAACAGACATCTCAGAGCCATGTGCCCCTGTAAGGCCCTCTGAGGCCTGGAGAAGGACCATGGGTCTGGGTTGCCCTGTCAGCTGTGCCCCAGAGCAGCACCCTCCCTACTGTACCCATGTACCTGGTTCCGGATGTCCTGGCTCAAGCCCTGGCACTGGTCCAGCGGGACCCCTCCAGCCAGCTCCATGCCCAGCACCCGCGTCGTGCACAGCTCCTGAATAACGGCTGGCACCCGAAAGAAGGGGTCGTCTGCCAACAGCTGCCTGGTGCAGATGGGAGGGGCGGGGATGGGACTTCACACTTCAGGCCCCTGTGGCCCTGCTCGAGGCCTCCCCCTCCTCTGAGGAGTCTTCCATGAACAGTCTTGGTCTTGCCTTTCCTCCTGCCCTTCTCTTTCCTGTCTGTCTGGAGTGATGGCCAATACCTGGTTGGATGGACATTCATTCAGAcatttcactcattcactcattcaccaaATATCTCCATGGCACCCACTCTGTGTCTGCCCCTAAGCTGGGTGCTGCTGGAGACCCAATTACCACCTCCCTTCCGGAAACACTTCTCTGTTGGTCGCCCCGGGATGAACTCAGTGTATGCATTAAGCTTGGTGAGCATGACTTTCTCATCCACTTATCAATGAATCCATCCAAAAAACAGTCACTCGTATACAAATCTCCGAGCCCACAGTGATGCTCACTGGCCACTCCTTGGAGTCATTACTCTGAACACTGGCTAATAAAGGGAAAGAACCTTTCTCGGTGTCCATGCCTGGGCTGGATGATGCTGGGTGACAGAGCAGTAGATGAGCCCCAGGCgtgacccccccacacacacagcagaGACCACACTCTAACAAACAGACCAATGATAGATTGAGATAGGTGTGTCAACGCAAGATCTGGGAGGCAAAGAATATGAGCGAGGCCTCTGGTTGGGGACCTGTGGGATGGCTGGAGTTGGGGGGTGGGCGGacagggagatggggaggagCCGGGAAATGAGAAATGATGTGGGTTTTATCCTAAGAGCACTGGGAAATCCCGTGAGGTGGTGGTCTCCCCAGATCCCACACTGGAGTGCTCTGGCCCAGCCCACCTGACACTCTCCATCTCCAGGTCCTGCTTTGGGGGCTTGTATTTTTGTCCTTGTTTATCAGATCTCTGACGTTTGATCCGCTCCTCACAGGGCAGGACTCTGCTGAGCATTCAGTCAGCACAATTCCCTTTTATCCTCACTCCCCCTGAGGAGGACGCTCTCCTAAGGCCACTGGGCAGATTAAGGCCACCCAGCCTGTTAAGGGCTGACCCAGGACTGGATCCTGACTGGATCCCACATCTGAGCCCATGCCCCTAACCATTGCCTTCTACTGCCCTTTCTCTGGCTTCGTATCTACAGAGCCGGGCTCAGTAAACGTGTGGGCCATGTTCCACGCTGTGGAAGGTCTCACCGAGGTGTAATTAATTGCCACTTATCATGACGCCGCTAAGATACAACCACTGTTCCGTGTAGCtgcagttcattcatttttgatGCTGTACGAATTGTGCTGATGAACATACTGTAACTTATTTATCCACCCTGTTGGATGAATTTGAtagatttgggttgtttccagtttggggctgttgcGGCTCTGAGTATTCTCGAAGTCTGATGGTGTGTACTGGCATTAAGGGTCACTAGAGTATTTAGCCAGGAGCACAACTGTTGGGTTGGATGTGAACACTGAGGCTTGATGATGCCCAACCATTCTCCAAAATGCTTGtgtcaatttctccctctgtCTACAGTGTACAAAGGATGCCCTGGAACCCCCGTTCTCTCCAAGTCTTGACACAGACAGATTGCTTCATCCCTGTTAGTCTGGTGGGTGTAACGGTATCTCGTGTGACGGACTGCCTGTTGACAAGTCTGTCTCCCCCATCAGACTGCAGTGGTTCTGcgtcccatttgacagatgagataGTAGAGACATTTAGAGACAGGAAGTGACCTGCCTAAGCTCACAGAGGACACAGGGTGTGAACGAAGTAATGAGTGAAGGcatggatggatgaacaaatgaagagaaagagtCTGTCAGCCCTACCCCAGGGCTCCAGCTGCCGGAGGCTGTGAGGGCATCCACCTCCCTCTCAGTCCGGGAGGGAagctggagggaggaagggggcctCCAGGGGCCTGTAGGGGCCTCAGCTCACCTGAAGTTCTGGGCACAAGCCGCCTCACGACGGTAGTCACATTCCAAAGCCAGCTCCCGCTGCAAGGCCTGCAGGCTCTGCTCTGCAAACAGGCCTGAGGGGCGGCAGCCGTGTCAGGCAGGGAAGGCCACAGCCTGCCCCTTGCCCCCTGCCCGACCCCTCAGGCTCCCACTCAGGGATGTCTTCTCTTGCCAGTCGTGCCTCTCACTCTGTCCCTGTCTCACCGTCCCTCACCCCGTCCACTCCATGCCTTTTACCCACACTGTCTGGCCACGCACTCCCCCTCTGTCCTTCACACAACTGCGGGCTCCACGGAAGCCTCTCTGCTCGGGTCTCTTTCTCAGGCACACACAGCGGTCCTTAGGCCCCCATCATAGTCACATCTGCCGCCtattctctgtccatttttctttttaaaaaatattttggccgcacctcgtggcatgtgggatcttagttcccatcttagttccctgaccagggatcgaacctgggctccctgcagtggcagcgtggagtcctaaccactggaccgccagggaagcccctctctgtccTTTTCTTCATACTCTCTCACACTGCTCTCAGTGTCTCTGAAGCTTACTTCTGGGCCtgactccctccctctctcctctctctctccctcgctCGCTCTCTcgtgcgtgcgcgcacacacacacacctctgctcCATCTCCCCCAGGCGCTGTCTCACATGCTGTGACACACACGCGAGGTCCCACTTACGCTCCCTTCCTGTTTCTGTGGTTGTTTCTCAGGCCTCCAGTCCCTCTCCATACACcccctgtgtgtctgtttctggatTTCTGTCTGGGCTCCTGTTGGCATCTCTGAGTTTGTCTTTTTCTCACACGCCCATACTACTCTGGGCTTTCCCCGCCGCGGTGTCCCTTTGTTCTGTCTCAAACACGCAGACTGAGGCGTTCACTCAGGCTCCCACACACAAGGGCACACCCTGCCCCGAGCTGGCCCtccacctccccccgcccccccttctAGCCCCGCTTTCCCTCTTCAGGGCGACCCTCCCACAGTCAGGGTGGATTGGGCGCCTCACCCTCCGGCACGGCCACGCTCATCTTGAGCACCGCCAGCAGGTTCTGGATGTCGCTCTGGATGCTCTGGGCGACGCCTGGGtactgggaggggaggaggggaggaggatggGAGTCACCCCTCTGGGGCGGCCGGGTGCCcagcccacccccgccccacctcccCTCTCACCTGGATCTTCACAGCCACCTCTGTCCCATCCCTCAGCACGCCCTGGTGCACCTGCCCGATTGAGGCAGCAGCAAAGGGCACCTCCTCCAGAGAGGCCACCTTGGCCTGCCAGTCCCTGCCGAGCTCCTCTTCCAGAACTCTCTGGGGATAGTGGTCATGACAATCATCACCATGGTTTCAGGCAGCCGGGTTCACATTCTGTGCTGAGCGCTTTGCACGTTAATAACCCCGCTCACCACACGTGGGGCCCTGGGCCAAGCTCTTGGCCGctaccccactttacagatgagggaactgaggctcagagagacctCTTGACCAAGGTGATGAGCCAGGCGCTGGCAGACTGGGAGGCCCAGCTTGAGCCCATACTGCCAAGGCTGTGCAGACTGATGTGTGGATTGCTATTATGTAAGGTTAAGATTGACAATAATCCTTCATTATACCCATATATTGTATTATTAACTCAAAAGTTAATGTgataaagaagaactaaaatttaCAGAGAGCTTCCTGTGGGCTGGGCCCTATATAAAGTGGTTCAGAGAAGGGCAGTAATTGTCCAGGGTCACATGGCAAGGGATCCGGATTCCGGATTCCACACCCTTGCCCAGGCATTTACTCAGTGCCTGGCGCTGTGCAGTCTATTTACAGACACTCTCTCCTTTAATTAAAAGACCGGTAATAAGAACAGGTAACACCTGCATGTCACTTACGGGGTGTCAGGGACCCTTCAAAGTGCTTTACACATACAGTGATCTCCATAGCCCCATGATGTGGCCGTTGCTATCACTACCACCAATcacagatgaggtaactgaagcacagagagggcagGCCACACGTCTAACCGCACaggtagtaagtggcagagccagggtttgaactcCCGAAGTCTGGTCCCTGACCACAGCACTTcaccgctttttttttttgcagtacgcaggcctctcatcgttgcggcctctcctgttgcggagcacaggctccagatgcccaggctcagcagccatggctcataggcccagccgctccgcggcatgtgggatcttcccggaccggggcacgaacccgtgtcccctgcatcagcaggcggactctcaaccactgtgccaccagggaagcccattcacCGCCTCTTTAACAGCCCTGACAGAGCCCTGAGCCTGCCAGGAACTCGACTAAGTGCTCTACACCATTCTCTCATTTACtcatcacaacaatcctatgagacgTGTGCTTTAGTGGTCCCCATTTAACAGAGGGGGACACAGGCTCAGAGTGAGACGGGGAGCACAGCCATGAAGGCAGGAGGGCCAGGCAGGTGGGGCACGCCTCCCTCGCCAGCCTTTCCCCCTCTGGGCGCTCACCTGCATCTGCCAGCGGGGCATGAAGTCGGCGCTCTGGCGAACCCGCTCGAAGATGCGCTGCAGCTGGGGGCTGATGAAGCTGTTGTCTTGGGAGACATCGGGAAGAGGGAAGCAGTGAGGGGAGAGGCCAGGAGGGGCCCCTGTGGGAGTCTGAAGTTGGGGCTTGGTGGTAGGTGGGGTAGGGTGGAACTGAGGTCAGGGGTCAGGAGTCAAGTGTTATGCTGTACCCTGGATGCTGAGCATTTGGCCAACCTTGAGGGCAGCCCCCCGAACCGTACACAAGGTCTGCACAATCCGCTCGGCGTTGGCCTCCGAAAGGAAAATGCTGGAGCCCGGCCGGGAGCCTCCCTCTGGGGTGGAGAGAATAATCATTAGTATGGCAACCACAAAAATAATCAGTATGACACCACTGCACACCTACCAGAACGGCTAAGACAAAaaagacaataccaagtgttgacaaagatgtggagcaCCTCGACACTGCCGATGAGACTGCCATGGCCCAAGCCCTTTGGAAAGCAGCTGGGAAGTTTCCAGTAAAGCACACACCTATACCTGATGCAATTTGCCTCCTAGGTATATCCCCAAGAGAAAGGCATAAATGTGTCCACCAACAGATACTCCAAGAAGGCTCAcggtagcattattcataacagtcccaaactggaaacaacccaaatgaccaTCAGTAGAATGAACAAAGGAATTGTGGAATAGTCACAGGGTGACTATTACAGTGTTGAATAAACAACCTACAACCGCTCACAGCAACACGGATGCATCTCTCAAATAGAATGCTGAGCAAAAAAACCAGACACATACGAGAATACACTGTCTGATTACGTGCGTATAAAggagcaaaaacagacaaaactaatctCAGGGGGTCAGAAGCCAAGACAGTGGTGACCCTTAATGAGGGGGGAGGTACCAGAATACGGCACGAGAAGAGCTTCTGGAGAACGAGGGCAGCACTTCTCTAAGTGTGTTCTGGGGGCCCCTGAGACCCTTTAGGAGGGTCTGTGAGATcagaactattttcataataatattaatatgttatttgccctttttcactctcattcaCCCACAAATGTTCAGTAGAGTTTTCCAGAAGCTGTGACCTGTGATGCTGTCATTTCTCTGACGGctgatggagagagagagtgtgtgtatgtgtgtgtgtgtattcttgtgtttaaaatttttttcagttttaacctCTAATACAGCAAATATCCATAAATACAACCCCACATAAACAAGTTCTTGGGGttctcattctattttttaatagctttattgagatataattcatataagaTATAATTCAC contains the following coding sequences:
- the COQ8B gene encoding atypical kinase COQ8B, mitochondrial isoform X1, with the protein product MTMWLEVGGLLRGTCGQWGRTTGRPCGALGPGPLCWGPCGGPWTQKLHQDGPGRGLGEEDIRKAREARIRKTARPQLSDRSRERKVPTSRISRLANFGGLAVSLGLGALAEMAKKSLPGGRVQSEGGSRPGSSIFLSEANAERIVQTLCTVRGAALKVGQMLSIQDNSFISPQLQRIFERVRQSADFMPRWQMQRVLEEELGRDWQAKVASLEEVPFAAASIGQVHQGVLRDGTEVAVKIQYPGVAQSIQSDIQNLLAVLKMSVAVPEGLFAEQSLQALQRELALECDYRREAACAQNFRQLLADDPFFRVPAVIQELCTTRVLGMELAGGVPLDQCQGLSQDIRNQICFQLLRLCLRELFEFRFMQTDPNWANFLYDASSHQVILLDFGASREFGTEFTDHYIEVVMAAANGDRDRVLQKSRDLKFLTGFETKAFSDAHVEAVMILGEPFATQGPYDFGAGDTARRVQGLIPVLLQHRLRPPPEETYALHRKLAGAFLACARLHAHIACRDLFQDTYHRYWASRRA
- the COQ8B gene encoding atypical kinase COQ8B, mitochondrial isoform X2 is translated as MAKKSLPGGRVQSEGGSRPGSSIFLSEANAERIVQTLCTVRGAALKVGQMLSIQDNSFISPQLQRIFERVRQSADFMPRWQMQRVLEEELGRDWQAKVASLEEVPFAAASIGQVHQGVLRDGTEVAVKIQYPGVAQSIQSDIQNLLAVLKMSVAVPEGLFAEQSLQALQRELALECDYRREAACAQNFRQLLADDPFFRVPAVIQELCTTRVLGMELAGGVPLDQCQGLSQDIRNQICFQLLRLCLRELFEFRFMQTDPNWANFLYDASSHQVILLDFGASREFGTEFTDHYIEVVMAAANGDRDRVLQKSRDLKFLTGFETKAFSDAHVEAVMILGEPFATQGPYDFGAGDTARRVQGLIPVLLQHRLRPPPEETYALHRKLAGAFLACARLHAHIACRDLFQDTYHRYWASRRA